The sequence GGGCTTCATACGGTCCCCGTGGTCGCTGAGCACCTCATCGGCGAAGGCCGCCATCATCACCATTATGGCCCCGACCCCGTGGAAGGGGTTGCCACTCACCACCGCCAGTATGGAAAACCCCCCGGCGACCACGAAGCCCAACCGGAAGGCCAGGTTATCGTATTTGGAGGCGATGAGCAACGCCAGTAATAGCCCGATGAAAATGGTCGCCGATCCCTCGTCGAGGAAGATCAATGCCCCCATGAGCATTCCGACAGGGATCGAGAGCAGAGTGGCCTTCCGCTTGCTCCCAATGTTCAGGTCGAACACCTGGTCACCATACTTGATGGCCATGCCCAAGGTGACGAAGGCAAAAGGTATCAGCAGATGTTGGTGCAGGGGCACCTCCCGGCTGAACCATGTGTAGGACCATGCGATCGCTATCAGCAAGATGGTCAAGATGAAATACCATTTGGCTCGATCGTTCCAGCCCCTACTTTTCATATCCCGACCCTCCCACAAAAACGGATGGATGCTATAATACCGTTTGCTGCCTCAGCGGCGCATAAGACGACGGGAGTTCAGCAATCGAGGGATGAGACTGCCTCTCTCCCGGTTGAACACCATTCCAGTGAAGTCATGCATAGCTTCCACACCATCCTTTCCATAGGGATGCCACCATATTTCCGAAGAGAAACTTCCCTTGTCGACGTGCAGGTGCTGCCTTTCCACCAGTTCCTCGAAGCCTATATCCCCGTGAGTACGGCCGGAGCCGCTCTCGCCCCGGCCACCCCATGGAGTGGCCCCCAGCCCATAGGTGTAGGCGACGTTGTTCACCATGACCGTGCCCGCCCTAAGTTCGGTGGCCAACTTTTTCCCCCGCTCCAGGTCTGCGGTCCAGATACTGCCGTTAAGGGCGAAGGCGCTGTCGTTGGCCATGTGTACAGCCTCCTCCTCGGTATCGAAGGTCAGCATAGCAACTATCGGTCCGAAGGTCTCCTGATGCACTATATCCATATCCTGCGTCAGGTCCGATATCAACGTCGGTTCGAAGTAATGCCCCCGAAGACCCTCGCTCCTTTTTCCCCCGACCATCACCTTGGCCCCCTTTCCCAATGCTCGGGAGACCTGATTCTCCATGTTCTGCACCATCTCCTCAGAGATCATAGGCCCCATGGATATGGTCGGGTCCTTCAGGTCGAAACCCTGGCGGAGGGAGCGTACCTCCTCCATCAGTAGGGCAGTGAACCTTTCATTGACCGAACGGTGAACGTAGATGCGTTTTATGGCCCCGCATGTCTGACCACTGTTCACGAAGGAACCCCAGCAGGCCGCCTTGGCCGCGCGCTTCAGTTCGGCGTCCCTCAGGACGATGAACGCATCTTTACCTCCAAGTTCCAGGGTGATCGGCGTGAGCCGCTGAGAGGCCAGGACCATTATTCTTCGGCCCACGTCGGCGTGACCGGTGAAGATAATACGGTCCACGGCCGATGACGCCACCGCCTCGCCGATCTCATCCCCTGCCCCTACGGCCACCTGGACCAGCCCTGTCGGCGATCCAGCCTCCTCCATCAGTTCTTTCAAGCGCAACGCGGTCAGCGGAGTGAACGAGGAAGGTTTGATGATCACCGCGTTACCGGCGGCCAGGCTCATCATTGTCAGTGAATATGGAATCGCCAAAGGATAGTTCCAAGGGGTGATTATACCGATCACCCCCAAGGGCCGGGGGACGATGTACGAGGAGCGGCCCATGTATTTCATGATCAACGAGATCCTGCCGAGATCGATCGTGCTCCGGCGGAAGAGGTGCGCCATGCGCTCGATGGAGAAGTCTCCTACGCTGATCGCGTTCATGACATCGGTTGCTAAGGACTCCATAAGCGGCTTGCCGGTCTCCTGGGACACCAGTTCAGCTATTTCGTCCGCCCTTTCCACCAGCGCGCTCTGCACCTTACGAAGGACCTTGGACCTCTCGGCCAGTGGACTGGTGGCCCAATCGGACTGCGCCTGCCTGGCCTTCTCGACCATGCCGGGGACCTCGTCCGGAAGCGTAGACACCGCCTGGCCAACCTTTTCCAAAGTGGCAGGATTGTATACGTTGATGATCGGCCGGGAGCCCATGTCACGGGAAACAGCGTGAGGATAGATAACCCTGACCATGGTTTATCTATCTGGAAATTCATGAATGGCCCGTGTCAAGGTCGTCGATCCGCCTCTTGGCCACGGTCCTCATCCTGGTCGTCCTGACCTCGTTCATACCGACGTCGGTCCAGGCGCTGTCCCTTGATGACGACATCACTATCGAGGCCGGGGGACATATGGTGATCATGAACTTCACCGTCGATGCCGCTCCCTCGATGTACACCTACAACGACGCGGGCAGCATTCGTTATCTGGCCTATCTTAAAACTGGTTCGGAGCAGACCAGCTTCGACGTGCTGCTGATGACCCAGGATCAATTCGGCGAGTATCTGGCGGGACGACCGTTCCAATACGTGAGCGACTCTTCCTCATTGAACGCTGGGTCTGAACCGGCCAGTGTCTACCACCTATTCCTGGAGGGGGGCGATTTCACCCTGCTTATCGACAATTCGGACCGGGGCGGGACACCGTCCTTCCCTGGCGATCTTACGGTGCATTACCAGGTGGTCACCCAGAACCTGGAGGTACAGCAGGAGCCACGTTGGGACCTTTTCATTGGCCTCATGGCCTTCGTGGGCATGGTCGGTATGGTTTTCCTGATCGTGCTCCGCATCTCCAACCGCAACAGATTGCAGAGGGCAACAGAATCAAGTGACAGGAAGTGCGCGGGCTGCGGCGAGGTCATGCCATCCTACGGACGATATTGCCCGTACTGCGGGAAAGAAAGATGATCACATTCCCCAGAAGGGGTCGCCTCTTCGCTTGATCTCCAACAGCTGCTCCAGGACCTCCTTCTCGTCGTGATTTAGGTCGTAGTCCCGCAGGTTCTTGATCTCCGACTCCAGAATATCGATGTAGAGGATGTCCTCCACGTCTATCTGCCGCCCCACGGTGGCATCCTCTATGGCCACGGCGATCTCCTGACCAGCGATCGCTTCGCGCAGAACGTCCTCGCCTGTCCGCAGCGAACGTATGCGGCCGAGGTCCTTGCCGTCATGGGTGATCAGCTTCTGACCGGTACGAATGCGGCCCGCCAGCACACGCACGCCGACGATGGCCGGCTTGCTGGTGCGGAAGATACAGTTGGGCAATATCTTGATCTTTCCGGGGAAGGCCACCAAGGAACGCTTCTCCAGCTCGGCCTTGCGTTTCTCCTCCCCTACCCATCTCTGGTAATCGTCTATGAGACCGTACACCACCTCGTTGATGAATACCTTGGAGGTGTGATGAAGCAGTGCCTCTTTCGCGTCCGGAAGCATGTTGATGTTGAAGCCCAGCACCACCTTGTGCAACGGATCGTTATATGCGGTGACCTCGGTGATGTCACGTTTGGAAATGTCCCCGATCTCGTACTTGCGGATGGGTATGTCCGCCCTCTTGCATTCAAAGGCGAGCGCTTCCAATGAGCCGAGGGCATCGGCCTTGATCATGAGACCGTTGTCCACTACCTCGATGTTGATCGTGGTCTCCTCGGCGATCTCCTTCAGCACCTCGTCCTGATCGCCCTTGATGACCCGCAGGGGCGCCCCTGCGACCGCCCCCTCCAAGTTCTGACAGAGCAGCTTGACCCCCGCTGCCGCGGTGATCTCCTTCATGCGGTCGAACTTGTCCCGCGGGTCCCTTATCTCGTCCAGCGGCTTAGGTTTCAGTATGGCCTTGACCTTGGTGACCAACGGTTTACCTTTCGTCCCGAGGGCTATGGTGTCACCCTGCCTGAGCTCCCCATTGTAGAGTATGATGTCGATGGTCGGCCCCAGCCCGCGCTCCTCCTTGACCTCCAGTATGGTGCCTTTGCCCGGACCCACGGCGGTGTTCAGTGAATCCTCCAAGAAGCGCTGGGCCAGGCCGACCAGGACCAGAAGGAGGTCGGGTACGCCCTCGCCGTTCTTGGCGCTGATGGGGACCAGCGCTATGTTCTTTTTGAAGTTCTCGATGCGATCGTAGCGTTCGGAGGAGAGCCCTTCGGATGCCAGGCGGCCGACCACGTTATACATTTTCTCGTTCATCGCATCCAGCGCCTCCTCGGTCTGCGCTTTCTCGGAAAGAATGAAAGGAGACGAAGGGTGGGTGACCCAGCCGTTGATCAGGTCGATCTTGTTCAGGGCGATGATGAAAGGGGTCTTGAAACGTCTGAGGATATTTATCGATTCCAGGGTCTGCGGTTTCAATCCCTCGTTGATATCGATGACCAGGATGGCTATGTCGGCCAAGGACCCGCCCCTGGCGCGCAGCGTGGTGAAGGAATGATGCCCAGGGGTGTCGATGAAAAGAAGTCCCGGTACGGTGAACTTCCTGCTGCCGAGCAGCTTGGCGCAGACCTTGTTGACGTGATCCAACGGCACCTCCGTCGCGCCGATATGCTGAGTGATGGCTCCCGCCTCGTGAGTTATGACCGCCGTCCCCCGGATATAATCGAGCAGGCTGGTCTTGCCGTGGTCCACATGGCCCAGCACGCTGACGATGGGTTGCCGGATGGTCATGTTCATCGGATTCGAAAATGCATATTAGTATCTTTTCCAAACCACGGTCGACTGGCGTAGAAGCATCATATTGAAAAAAAAAGGTATAAAAAATAAGGTTTGGGGAAAGGATTTTTATTCTACTCGAACAGCCAGACCTTGCTGCAGATCTCGTAGCTCTGCATCTCGTAGTCGTTGAAGAAAAGCTCGATCTCCCGCTTGGCCGACTCCGGGGAATCGGATCCATGTATGATGTTGCGGCCGGTCTGCTGAGCGAGATCGCCCCTGATGGTGCCGGGTGCGGCCTCCACCGGGTTGGTCTTGCCCATCATACCTCGCATCACGGAGATGATATTGTCTCCCTCCCAGACCATTACAAGCACCGGACCAGCGGTCATGTAATCGATCAACTTGGGAAAGAAACCTTTGGTCTTATGCTCACCATAGTGACGCTCAGCCAGCTCGCGCGGGATGCGCATGAACTTCATGGCTACCGGGCGGAAGCCCTTAGCTTCCAACCGGGCTACGATCTGACCAATCAGACCGCGCTGCACCGCATCGGGCTTGAGCATCACGAAGGTGCGCTCGATCATTGAGCTCGCTCCTTCTGCTCGATCTTCTCCCTGGCTGCCAGGGTGAGGTTCTTCTTGACGGCGTACGCCTGGGTCCAGGTGATCTTCCGGGGCACCCTCTTCATAGTCACCATGTTCTTGTAGCACTTGTTAGTGCAATAGAGGAATACGGTGCCGTCCTTCTTGACGTACATCTTGCCGGTTCCAGGCTCGATCTGCTCGCCGCAGAAGGAGCATAAACGTTGCTCGACCATGTTGATGACCTCCTTACCTGAGAGAGAGCTTTCGAGCCTCTCTGGACGTCTCCCTGAGCATCAGAATGTCGCCCATTCGGACCGGCCCCATGATGTTCCTGGTGATGATCCTTCCCTTGTCACGGCCGTCCAGCACGCGGACCTTTACCTGGGTGGCTTCCCCGGTCATGCCCGTCCTGCCGATAACCTCCACGACTTCTGAAGGAATGCTATCTTCGTCAGCCATTTACTACACCCTTTAGCCCTTTATCTTTTTGACCTGGTCGACCAAGTTCTCCAGGATGGGCTTGCCCTTTCCAGCATCGAGCACCGCTATGGAAGCGGTGGGCTTCTCCAGACCGCAGGAGTTTCCCAGCTGAGCCTTGCTGTCCACGTATACGTAGGGAATGTTTCTCTCCTCGCATAGCATGGGCATGTGGGCCAGGATCTCAGGGGGCTGAACATCTTCGGCCAGAACGACCAGGACGGCTTCGCCGCGTTCTACGATCTTGGTGACCTCGTTAGTGCCCTTCTTTAGCTTGCCGGTATCCCGGGCCAGCTCTACGACCTCATAGGCCTTGTCCTTGAGCTCCTTGGGCATTTCGAACCTAACAAATACTGCTTTTGCCAAACTTATACCTCCTTCCGATGTATAAACATCCTCATTATTCACAGGCTCATTAGAGCAGGAACGCTCAAAGGTATGGTTCTATAAAAGGGTTATCCAATGCCGTCGTGGTCGAACGGTCGGGTGACCGTATATCACTGGTATGCGACATTTCTATAGCGATAAGAACGCTCGAAACGCATAAGTGCATTGTGGCCTGAACCCGCGGACCGATCCATATGATATTACTGCCGGTGGATCTTGGCGGCGTCCTCCCTAGCTAATCTGGGAGAATAATCTTCCCAGTCCCTCCAGGATGAGGAATGCCTCTTCCTCGATGCAATATAGGTGCGTCCGGGGGTCGACGCTCACATAACCGGCATCCACCAGCTTCCGGAGATGGAACTGGAGGTGCCCCTTCTTCATGTCCAGCTCCTTACTGATCTCGGTAAAGCTGCGCGAGCTGGTATACAGCATGGCCAGTATCTTCAACCGTATAGCGCTCGAGAGTGGTGCGAGGTAGGTTTCCATTCTCTCCGGCTCCACCTCGCCGAAAACGCTCTCGCAGGACCGCGTCAGCATCGGCCTCCCGGTTTGGAAACGGAGCGTCTCCATCGATGCCATCTGCTGCCGTGCTCGGTCCACGACCTCCAGCAGGGTCCGGTTGATCGTCTCCGCATCGGAGACCTGGCTGATGAGACCTCTAAGCTCATCCAGCCCGTGCATGGCTCCGCTCAGGTCGTCGCCCTTGTAACGGTCGATAGCATTATCATAGAGATCCGACAGGCGGCCCAGCGATTCCCTGGAATATCCAGACGCAATGTCCCGCCGGTCCTCGATCGCCGCGCGGAAAGCACCCCGGTTGTGGTCCAGGAAGGAAGCCCCGATCTGCTCCCTGAACACCCTGGTCATGTTGTCCTGCCGGAGTGATACGACGGATCGATTGATCGAGTCCATCTCCTGCCGCATTTCCTCGATCTTCTTCAACAGGTCATCGTTGGTAGCCGTCATCAGTAATAGAAGAATTGTACTAAATTATATTTAAATATTACCAAGGACGATAGCGTGGCCGACGGCAGGTGCCGTTAGATGGTGGGATGATTGAGGATCGGCGTAGTGGCCTGCGAGTGTTTCAAGAAGGAGATAGACCTGTTGACCGAGGGGGACCCGGACATCACCTTCAAGGAATACCTGGAGTTCGGATTGCACTCTTACCCCCAGGACCTGAAGAGGGAAGTTATCGCTCATGTCAATGTACTGCGCGGACAGGTGGACGCAGTGTTCCTGGGATACGGAACCTGCAACTCGCTGAAGGACGTGATCGAAGAGCTGGAGGTGCCGACCGTCACCATAGACGCGGACGATTGCGTCGGAGCGCTGCTCACCACCGACGAGTATACGAGGGAAAGGAAGGTCTGCACCGGGACCCTGTTCTCCATACCGTTCGTCTCGGACATGGGGGTCGAGTACTTCCAGAAGGATCTGGATAGCAAGATGCCCAACCACGAGGAGCTGGGGGTGGACGTGCAGTGGTTCTTAGACATACTGTTCGATGGATATTCTCGATTGCTGTTCATCGACACCGGTATCGGTGATCGCGATCATTACGAACAGAAGTCAATGGATTTCGCCGAGACGCTGAAGCTGAGGTACGAAGCCCGCCACGGTACGTTGGATGTCCTGAGGGACCGCCTGGAAGATACCAAGATCCTGGCGCGGTCCCTTCCGCGGTCCGGTTGAACGAGGTCCTAGATGAAGTGCAGCTGCTCCTCCTGCGGAGTGCGCATGGGCTTCTGCTTTTCGAAGACGGCGCATACTGGCTGCTCAGCCTCGTGCCCGTAGTGAATATACCATTTTCGGCATAGCCAATCCTGCAGCTTGGCAATGTCGTCGTTCTCCATGTGACGAAACCGACCTTGCAGCTTCAGATAGTCGGTCACCGGCAGCATGGTCTGCGGACGATAGGTCGTTCGGGAGCTGCCTTCCTCGATCTCGAACAGCGTCCACATACCAGTTTCCACCGCCAACCGGGATATCTCGACGGTCATGGAGGGATCGCTGCGCCATCCAGGGACGCAGGGGGTCATGACATGCAGGAAGCGGAATCCCTTCATGTTCTTGGCCTTCTCCACCTTCTTCACGAAGTCGTTGAAGTGAGCTATGGAGAGCGAAGCGGCGTAGGGGGGGTCGTGAGCGGCGATGATGGCCATCAGGTCCTTTTTGAACTCCCTCTTTCCCTTTACGATGTCCCCCACCGGGGATGTGGTGGTCCAGGCACCGAACGGTGTGGCCCCGCTTCTCTGTATGCCGGTGTTCATGTAACCTTCGTTGTCCAGGCAGACGTAGAGGACGTCCTCGTTTCGCTCCGCGGCGCCGGACAGCGCCTGCAGACCGATGTCGAAGGTCCCGCCGTCTCCAGCCAGACCGACGACGGTGGAGCTCAGTCCTCGTCGTCTCTGGGCAGCGCGTATCCCGGTGATCACCGCCCCGGTGTTCTCGAAAGCGGTGTACAGATAGGGCGTCCGGAAGTTGGTCGTGGGGTACATGGCGCTGATGACGATGAGGCAGCTGGCCGGGACGTACACGGTGGTGTTCTCGCCCAATATCCTCATGATGTTCTTGACCGCCACGGCCATGCCGCAGCCGGCGCAGGCACCGTGCCCGCTGGTGAACGGATCGTTCCGGGGCATGTCCTTGATGGTGCTCATCTCCCTCTCGTTCACTCCATATCCCCCCTTAGGCCGTGCCAGGTGACCTTTCGAACGTCCTCGCCCCTCGCCGCCTTCTCCACAAGGTCGTACATATCCCGCATGTGCCTGGGAGTGATATCGCGGCCGCCGATCCCGGCGATATGTCCGGTGACGGTCACCGGTACGTTGCACAGGGCTGCCGCCACCTCCGTGTGGACCGGCCCCCCGCCGTTGAACGAGACGGAACGGTCGAAGACACCCAGGGACCTGAGGCCCTTGGTGGCTTCGCACAGTTCCTTGAAAGGGAAGGGACGCATGAAACGCAGCTTGATCAGACCGGCCTTTTTGCCTTCGGCCCTCATCTCGTCTACCGTGCGTCTCGCTAGACCCGTCGCCGTCCCCAACGTCAGCATGGCGAACTCCGCATCCTCCATGCGGTAGGTGTCGATGAGACCACCGTAGGAGCGGCCGAAGACCTTGGCGAACTCCTTGTCCACCTCCATGATGATCTCCCGAGAATGCTCGATCGCCCTATCCAACTGGTAGCGCATCTCCATGGCGTACTCCGGCGGGACGATGGGATTGATCACCTTGGGGTCCGCGGGGTCCAAAATGTTGAGCGGGTCGTATTTGGGAAGGAAATCATCTACCTCCTCCTGCTCCGGTAGCTCCACCTTCTCTACCGTATGTGATAGAATGAAACCGTCCAGGCATATCATGACGGGCAGCAACGACCGGCGGTCCTCCGCCAGACGGAAAGCCATGATCGTTGCGTCCAAAGCCTCCTGGTTGTCCTCCACGTACATCTGCAGCCATCCCGAGTCCCGCTCGGCCATGGAATCGTTGTACTCCACCCAGATGCCTGAGGCGGCACCGAGGCTGCGGTTGACATTGACCATCACGATGGGCAGACGGTTCTGGGGGACGCAATACAACATCTCGTGCATCAAGGCCAGTCCCTGCGAGGAGGTCGCGGTGAACACTCTCACTCCCCCGGCGCTAGCGCCTATTGCTATGCTCATCACCGAATGCTCGCTATCGGCCGGAATAAAATCCGCGTCCAATTCCCCGTTGCTAATGAACTCCGCCAGCTGTTCCACTATTAGCGTCTGCGGGGTGATGGGGAACGATGGTATCACTTCAATTCGAGCGAGCTTGGCCGCATACGCCACCGCGTGATCGGCGCTGATGACCCTGACCTTCATCTTGAACCCCCCTTGATCATGTCAATGGCGTTCACGGGGCATACCTGGGAGCATATGCCACAGCCCTTGCAATAGTTGAGGTCCCATCGAACGTAGTCGTCCTCCTCTCGTTTGATGCATCCTTCTGGACAGGTGAACCAACAGCGTAGGCAACGCACGCATTTCTCCTTATCATAGTGGGGAGTCTGCACCCTCCAGCTCCCGGTGAGGTTCTGTCGAGCGCCACCGGGCCCCACCATCACCCCGTCCTTGGTGCCCACTGACAGACTGTTGCCGATAGGAATGTCCCTCCAATCCGGAAGCCATTCCCTCTTGGTCACCAAGGGTCTGATGCCCTGGCATAATCCGACGGACGCCTGCTCGTAGGCCGCCTCGGCCGCTCCGACATTGACCCGAGCGGCCTCTTCCCCGAACTTCTCCCCGAAGCGGTTCTCTATCGCCTGCTTCATAGAGCCTATGGAGACCAGATCGGTTACCCTGGCCACGGCCCCCAGGATGGCAGTGTTCACGATGGGCGCCTTGAGGAACTCCAGGGCGATGACGTTGGCATTGACCGTGGCGCATTCCACCACCACACCTAGGTCGATCTCCTGCGGCGACCTCCGGGTGTTCACGACCGCCTTTCCATCCTTCTTAAGGCCCCGGGCTACGGGTTCGATGTCGATGAGCGATTCGTCCAGTATCACCAGCAGGTCCGGTTCATACACCTGTGACTTGATGCTTATCTTCTCGTCGTCGATGCGGGCGAAGGCCATGACCGGAGCTCCGCGCCTTTCCGCTCCGAAGAAAGGGAACGCGTGGGCATGCCTTCCCTCGATGACCGCCGCCTCGGCAAGCGTTTGAGCGGCCATCACCGCCCCCTGACCCCCTCGACCGTGGAACCTGACCTCGAACATTGCGAACCCAGTGTATTATGTGAGCGAATCGTATTTAATCATTGTAGCGGACTGGATACGAAACTCTCTCAGCTATGTTCGGGGTCCCGAGCGTAGATCCAGAGCGAGAACAGGACCATGACCGCTGCTAAAAGTGCGAACAGCAGCCCCTGGAACTCCGGAGGTGGTAGTATCTCACCGACGGCATCGGACCACGCCCCCGTCAGCAGGAGAACGCCAACGGTAGTGATAGAGGCGACCAGAACCAATGTCACGTTCAGGACCCAGGCCTTGTTCATCACAGTACTGACCTCCGGTCCCGTAGCCCCCTTTTCCAGTAATTGCCGGGCGGTCCTCTCCAGGCGTGCGCCTTGGCGCCATAGTAAGGTGCTCGCCGCCAGGACCACACCGTTCAGGGCGATGAGGAACGGCGACGTGATGGTGTAAAAGGCGTACTTGTCCACGGACAGTCCGAAGGCATAGGACCAATCGATACCTGACATATACAGCAAGGATGGAGTGTACAGTCCCCATCCAGCGATGATAACCAGCACCGACCAGCGACCTTCCAGTATGAGAAAGAGCAGGGCGATGAACATCAATATGCCCACGCCGGTGAGCACCAATGGGTCGAGTGGTGACAGCAGATCGTGCAGTCCCATATCAACGAACAGCAGGTTGCTGGAGAAGGTCCACCAGGAGAATGCCAGACCGACCATGAGACCGATGGAGACCGAGGGAGCGATCCAGGGTGAGCTTTTCTCCGCGCTCATGACCCGAACTCACCCCCGACCGCCCTGGATGTCAATAAAACCTGGAAGAGGTCCTGCTCCCGGGGCTCCCAGGAGACGACCCGCACGCCCAACTTCTTGATGTGCCCTCGGACAGTGGTCTCCTCCAACCCCCGCAGCTGTATACCCAGGCTTTCCACCTCGTCCCGGCTGGCAATGTTCTTAAGGTCCACGTCGATGAGCAGGAATCGAGATTTGGGACCGGAATTGCGCCTCAGTTCCTTCAATCCATCTCTGAGCTCTGGCTGGCTGCCCCGATCGAGGATCGAGATGATGATGAACAGAGGGTTGCCCTGCCTTAGATGACCCCGGTGGCCGTGGACGAAACCGGTCAAACTGCCGGAACTGCCCTTGACATTCGCCCGATACAGCATATCGGCCAGCATGACCTTCTGACGTCTTCCGCCCTCCGGCAGCTGACACCGTCCCTGATGGATGAGCGCCGCGCCCACCAGACAATTACGTTGCAGATAGAAGTCGGAGAGCGCCCGGGCAGCGTGCAGGGCGCACTCGAAGGCGCTCTCGGCCTCACTACCTACCCTCATGCGCTCAGAATCGTCCACCAGTATCCACACCTTACGACGACCTTCACGTTCGTATTCGTTCACCAAGGGACGCAGTGCTTCCACATCACCCGAACGTACCGTGGCCTTCCAATTGATGGAGCGGAACTGGTCCCCCCGCTGATAACGACGTATATCGAGAAAGTTCGTGGTCTGTGCTCCGTGAGAGCTCATGACCGATGCGGGCATGGGCATGCGTGATTCCAGACGTGGGTCCCTGATCTCCGCCGCCCGCATGACCATCTGCTCCACATGCAGGGACCTTTTACTTCCCCAGACATTCTGATCACTGGGAAAGAGTCCGGAAAAATGTATTCCCTCGCTCCTCACGTTGCCGATATCGTACTCCCCGCGGCGCATCGGTCTTATGGTGTAGTTGAAAGGAGCGTTGAGGACCCCTCTGCCTTTCCAGAGAACACGTATGGCTTTTCCATCCCTCTGTTCGAAGGTGGGCGAGATCGATTCCGCCAGAACGACCAGCCCCATGCCGTGATCGATGGTCGTCTCCCTTTCCACCTTCAGATCGCGACCCACGAAGATCGCTCCCTTTTTGATCTCCCCCTCCAACCTGGAGACGCGCGGTCCGGGTATGGCTATGCTGAATGCCAGGAAGAACCAGGGTACCAACGAGATGATCATCAGTGCCATGTTCCCCAGGAACAGACCGGTCATCATAATGACCGCGATAGGGGCGATCCTGGCGGTCAGCGCCTTTCTGCGAGGGGTCATCTGGTCACCGGCCGAAGTCCTTGGGCACCTCGACGCCCTTCAGGACCTCCTCGACCACCTGGGCAGGGGTTATTTCACCCTCCACCTCGTACTCCATCTTCAGGATGATACGGTGGGACAAAGCCTCCAGGGCGAACAGCTTCACGTCGTCCGGGGTGACGAAATCGCGTCCCATGATGGCAGCGTGAGCCCGGGACAGCTTCATCAGTGCCAAGGAGCCTCTGGGACTGGAACCTGCCTCCACCGCGAAATGCTCCCGGGTCGCGCGGACAAGCTGGCATATGTAGGAGATGAGCACAGGATGCACGAATATGCTTTCCTCCACCACGGCCTGCATCTCCACGAAACGTTCCTGACTGACCACCGGCCTCAGGTCCGCCACCGGATCTTCGCTTCGCCATCGCACCCGACGGTTCAGTATCTCCATCTCTGAATCGAGGTCCTTGACGTACCCGGTCCGCATGCGTAGCAGAAAACGGTCCATCTGCGCTTCTGGCAATGGGAAGGTGCCCTCGTGCTCGATAGGGTTCTGAGTGGCGATGACGAAGAAGGGACGGGTGAGGGTCAGCGTGTTGCCTTCAATGGTCACCTGTCTCTCCTCCATTGCTTCCAGCAAGGCGCTCTGCGTCTTCGGCGGTGCGCGGTTGATCTCATCGGCCAGCAGAATGTTGGTGAATATCGGCCCCTTCTCCAGCACGAACTCCCCGCTCCTGGGGACCCATATCCTGGTCCCCAGAATATCCGCAGGCATGATGTCGGGGGTGAACTGTACCCTGCTCCACCGGCAACCACTGGCCTTTGCGAAGGATTTGGCCAGCAGGGTCTTTCCCAATCCGGGCATGTCCTCGAAGAGAACGTGACCGTTGGCCAGGGCCGCGCTCAATGTCTTGCGCACCACCGTCTCATCGCTGACGAACAGTCCGCCTATGACATCTATGAACTCCCGAGACAAACTCTTGAACTCCTTGATCTCCACCGCTTCACCTTCCCGTTCCATATCTACTGTGATTCTCGATAGCTATTTCTGCTTGGTTCAGCACCGAGGAC comes from Methanomassiliicoccales archaeon and encodes:
- a CDS encoding MoxR family ATPase, which codes for MEREGEAVEIKEFKSLSREFIDVIGGLFVSDETVVRKTLSAALANGHVLFEDMPGLGKTLLAKSFAKASGCRWSRVQFTPDIMPADILGTRIWVPRSGEFVLEKGPIFTNILLADEINRAPPKTQSALLEAMEERQVTIEGNTLTLTRPFFVIATQNPIEHEGTFPLPEAQMDRFLLRMRTGYVKDLDSEMEILNRRVRWRSEDPVADLRPVVSQERFVEMQAVVEESIFVHPVLISYICQLVRATREHFAVEAGSSPRGSLALMKLSRAHAAIMGRDFVTPDDVKLFALEALSHRIILKMEYEVEGEITPAQVVEEVLKGVEVPKDFGR